In Acidobacteriota bacterium, the following proteins share a genomic window:
- a CDS encoding HAD family hydrolase: MKTPVRAIFMDAGYTLLFPQVEKLAQDLQAQGFPARAEQFHQAERAGKKKLDEVLWPQIREGRIPRTSNNAFWESYLTALLELLETTEETRAEVLNRVIAGFRDTRTWSKVFPETLPTLRKLRSAGYYLAVISNSDGTVEGEIQSAGLHEYLQFVIDSSIVGVEKPHPEIFEIALNRAGFEPHEAVYVGDTYPIDIGGAELAGLRGILIDRVGAYPDAKCPRITSLSELGDLVALAGS, translated from the coding sequence ATGAAGACACCGGTACGGGCCATATTCATGGATGCGGGATACACCCTGCTGTTTCCGCAGGTTGAAAAACTTGCTCAGGACTTGCAGGCTCAGGGATTTCCGGCGCGCGCCGAGCAGTTCCACCAGGCAGAGCGCGCGGGAAAGAAGAAACTGGATGAAGTGCTCTGGCCGCAGATCAGGGAAGGGCGCATTCCGCGAACCAGCAACAATGCTTTCTGGGAGTCTTATCTTACGGCCCTGTTGGAGCTGCTCGAGACCACGGAAGAAACGCGCGCGGAAGTCCTCAATCGGGTGATCGCGGGGTTTCGGGATACCCGCACCTGGTCCAAAGTCTTTCCAGAGACGCTTCCAACCCTCAGGAAACTCAGGTCGGCGGGGTACTATCTCGCGGTGATATCGAATTCTGACGGGACCGTCGAAGGCGAGATTCAAAGTGCCGGCCTCCACGAGTATCTGCAGTTTGTGATCGACTCTTCAATCGTGGGCGTTGAAAAACCGCATCCCGAAATCTTCGAGATTGCCCTGAATCGGGCCGGTTTTGAGCCTCATGAGGCAGTTTATGTGGGCGACACATATCCCATCGACATTGGCGGCGCCGAACTCGCCGGGCTTCGCGGGATTCTGATCGACCGCGTGGGAGCGTACCCTGACGCCAAATGCCCCCGCATCACTTCCTTGTCAGAACTAGGCGATCTTGTGGCCCTGGCTGGCAGTTGA
- the add gene encoding adenosine deaminase encodes MSLPKEFIAKLPKVELHLHLEGSLRPDTLRQLTLGRGAMESRVEEWILEREKQGYRYSTFAGFIEAFKFVVLLLDSPKDYALATIRLMESLAEQNVKYAEITLAAGVVLWKQQPLGQVYEAVRAASLEAGARLGMQVNWIFDAVRQFGPDHAREVMRWASRYRSEGVVAFGLGGDEERGPAALFADVYREARDCGLHTVAHAGETTGPDSVRKAVELLKVERIGHGLAAARDPEAMALLRDRGIPLEGCPGSNVAIGLVPEFRDYPLPTFLDAGVSMTLNSDDPALFGTSIGQEFTKTVAEFALSAIQAAGLCENAVRAAFLPDSEKEALLMQIKQAVVA; translated from the coding sequence ACCTGGAAGGAAGCCTGCGGCCTGACACGTTGCGCCAGCTAACGCTAGGCAGGGGCGCTATGGAGAGCAGGGTCGAAGAATGGATTCTGGAACGTGAAAAGCAAGGGTATCGCTACTCGACTTTCGCGGGATTTATCGAGGCGTTCAAGTTTGTAGTGTTGCTGCTCGACTCTCCGAAAGACTATGCGCTGGCAACCATTCGCCTCATGGAGTCGCTGGCAGAGCAGAACGTGAAGTATGCGGAGATCACACTGGCGGCGGGCGTGGTCCTCTGGAAGCAGCAGCCGCTCGGCCAGGTATATGAGGCCGTCCGCGCCGCTTCGCTCGAGGCCGGAGCGCGCCTGGGCATGCAAGTCAACTGGATTTTTGACGCAGTCCGCCAGTTCGGCCCCGATCACGCCCGCGAGGTGATGCGGTGGGCAAGCCGGTATCGCTCGGAAGGTGTGGTGGCGTTCGGACTGGGCGGCGATGAAGAGCGCGGGCCCGCGGCCCTTTTTGCGGATGTCTATCGCGAGGCCCGCGACTGCGGCCTGCACACGGTGGCCCACGCGGGAGAAACCACCGGACCGGATAGCGTGCGCAAGGCGGTTGAACTGCTTAAAGTGGAGCGAATTGGCCACGGCCTTGCAGCCGCGCGCGATCCCGAAGCGATGGCGCTCCTGCGCGACCGCGGAATCCCGCTGGAAGGCTGCCCCGGCAGCAACGTGGCGATAGGACTGGTGCCGGAATTTCGTGACTATCCACTCCCAACTTTCTTGGATGCCGGCGTTTCGATGACGCTCAATTCAGACGACCCGGCCCTATTCGGAACCTCTATTGGACAGGAATTTACGAAGACCGTCGCTGAATTTGCGCTTTCCGCAATTCAGGCCGCAGGTCTCTGCGAAAATGCGGTGCGCGCCGCTTTTTTGCCGGATTCTGAGAAGGAAGCGCTGCTGATGCAAATCAAGCAGGCAGTCGTGGCATAA